One Malania oleifera isolate guangnan ecotype guangnan chromosome 10, ASM2987363v1, whole genome shotgun sequence genomic region harbors:
- the LOC131165502 gene encoding probable LRR receptor-like serine/threonine-protein kinase IRK: MKRLLSLFFLLVLALDFVTPLNPSLNDDVLGLVVFKADIQDPKANLKSWNEDDDSPCNWFGVKCNPRLKRVTDLVLDGLSLSGRIGRGLLRLQYLRKLSLSKNNLTGSITLDFTQLQNLTYVDLSENSLSGPISNDFFQQCGSLKSVSLAKNKFLGQIPDSLGSCASLAAINFSSNRFSGSLPSGIWSLHGLRSLDLSSNLLEGEIPKGIEALHNLRDIYLQNNQFSGEFPEGIGDCSLLRSLDFSKNSLSGNLPETLQKLSLCSYVSLHSNLLAGGIPESIGEMKSLETLDLSANRFSGQLPISIGNLQSLKVLNFSKNDVNGSLPDSMKNCANLLALDFSQNSLTGSLPAWIFKLGVQEVLPSGNRLSGNIGKSLEILDLSSNALSGKIASAVGVLSSLRLLNLSRNFLVGSIPASIGDLKALYVLDLSQNQLNGSIPVEIGGAAALKELRLKKNLLAGKIPVSLENCSSLRSLILSHNYLTGPIPAAMAKLTDLQNVDLSFNNLTGSLPKQLASLSHLLSFNISHNRLEGALPAGNFFNTISPTSVSDNPSLCGSAANKSCPAVLPKPIVLNPNSSSDSPSGSLPHSSVGHKKIILSISALIAIGAAAVIVIGVIAITVLNLRVRTTASRSAAAVTFSGGDDFSHSPTTDANSGKLVMFSGEPDFSTGAHALLNKDCELGRGGFGAVYRTVLRDGHPVAIKKLTVSSLVKSQEDFEREVKKLGKVRHPNLVGLEGYYWTPSLQLLICEFVPGGSLYKHLHEGQGGNILSWNDRFNIILGTAKSLAHLHQHKIIHYNLKSSNVLMDSCGEPKVGDFGLARLLPMLDRYVLSSKIQSALGYMAPEFACRTVKITEKCDVYGFGVLVLEVVTGKRPVEYMEDDVVVLCDMVRAALEDGRVEECVDEKLQGKFPAEEAIPVMKLGLICTSHVPSNRPEMGEVVNILELIRCPSEGQEVLG, from the exons ATGAAGAGGCTGCTCAGTTTATTTTTCCTGCTTGTCTTGGCGCTGGATTTTGTGACCCCTTTGAATCCATCTCTGAATGATGATGTTCTGGGATTGGTCGTCTTTAAGGCTGATATTCAAGATCCAAAGGCCAATCTGAAATCTTGGAATGAAGACGATGACAGTCCCTGCAACTGGTTCGGGGTTAAATGCAACCCCAGATTGAAAAGGGTTACTGACCTCGTCCTTGATGGTTTGTCTCTCTCGGGACGGATTGGCCGAGGCCTACTTCGGCTGCAATATCTCCGAAAGCTGTCACTTTCCAAGAATAATCTTACTGGAAGCATAACCCTCGATTTCACACAACTTCAGAACCTTACATATGTTGACCTGAGTGAGAACAGCCTCTCTGGACCAATCTCAAATGATTTCTTTCAACAATGTGGGTCTTTAAAATCAGTTTCTTTGGCCAAAAACAAGTTCCTGGGACAGATTCCAGATAGCCTAGGTTCATGTGCATCTCTAGCGGCAATTAACTTCTCCTCAAATCGGTTTTCAGGATCACTGCCTTCTGGAATTTGGTCCTTGCATGGGCTGAGATCACTTGATCTTTCAAGTAATCTGTTAGAGGGTGAAATTCCAAAGGGTATTGAAGCTTTGCATAATTTGCGAGACATTTACTTGCAGAACAATCAGTTTTCTGGAGAGTTTCCAGAGGGCATTGGTGATTGTTCGCTACTGAGATCCCTTGATTTTAGTAAGAATTCTCTTTCTGGTAATCTTCCAGAAACACTACAGAAACTCTCCTTGTGCAGTTATGTAAGTTTACATAGTAATTTGCTTGCTGGTGGCATTCCGGAATCGATTGGAGAAATGAAAAGTCTTGAGACTCTGGATCTTTCAGCAAACCGTTTTTCTGGACAGCTTCCAATTTCAATAGGAAATCTTCAGTCACTGAAGGTATtgaatttttccaaaaatgatgTAAACGGGAGCTTGCCAGACTCTATGAAAAATTGTGCTAATCTGTTGGCCTTGGATTTTAGTCAGAATTCATTGACTGGTAGTCTTCCTGCATGGATTTTTAAATTGGGCGTACAGGAAGTATTGCCGTCAGGGAATAGATTGAGTGGAAATATAGGCAAAAGCTTGGAGATCTTGGATTTATCCTCCAATGCATTATCTGGCAAAATTGCTTCAGCTGTTGGCGTTCTTAGCAGCTTGCGGCTCTTGAATCTGTCCAGAAACTTTCTTGTAGGTTCTATTCCGGCTAGTATTGGAGATTTAAAAGCCTTGTATGTTCTTGATTTGAGTCAGAATCAATTAAATGGAAGCATTCCTGTTGAAATTGGAGGAGCTGCAGCTTTGAAGGAGCTGAGGCTGAAGAAAAACCTCCTAGCAGGAAAAATTCCAGTTTCACTTGAGAACTGCTCTTCACTAAGATCTCT GATCCTATCACATAACTACTTAACTGGTCCAATACCTGCAGCCATGGCAAAACTCACAGATTTACAAAATGTAGATTTATCCTTCAACAACCTTACAGGAAGCTTGCCCAAGCAATTGGCCAGTCTTTCCCACCTCCTCTCTTTTAACATTTCTCACAACCGCCTCGAAGGAGCGCTACCGGCTGGAAACTTTTTCAATACCATCTCCCCTACTTCTGTCTCTGATAATCCATCTCTTTGTGGCTCGGCTGCCAATAAGTCTTGCCCTGCAGTTCTTCCTAAACCAATTGTCCTCAATCCCAACTCTTCCTCCGACTCCCCTTCCGGTTCATTGCCCCACAGCAGCGTTGGTCACAAGAAAATCATCCTTAGCATTTCTGCGCTCATTGCTATTGGGGCAGCAGCCGTAATTGTCATTGGCGTAATTGCTATAACTGTCCTTAATCTTCGCGTTCGGACTACAGCTTCTCGTTCTGCAGCAGCCGTCACATTTTCTGGTGGTGATGACTTCAGCCATTCTCCCACCACTGATGCCAACTCTGGGAAGCTTGTCATGTTCTCTGGTGAACCTGATTTCAGTACAGGAGCTCATGCTCTGCTCAACAAGGATTGTGAACTTGGGCGAGGTGGGTTTGGAGCGGTCTACCGAACAGTTCTTCGAGATGGGCACCCAGTTGCCATTAAGAAGCTCACTGTCTCAAGTCTTGTCAAGTCCCAAGAAGACTTTGAGAGGGAAGTAAAGAAACTGGGAAAAGTTCGGCATCCTAATCTTGTGGGACTTGAAGGGTATTACTGGACTCCATCTCTGCAGCTCCTTATATGTGAATTTGTGCCTGGTGGAAGCCTATATAAACACCTCCATGAAGGACAAGGCGGGAACATCCTCTCATGGAATGATAGGTTCAACATAATTCTTGGGACAGCAAAATCCTTGGCTCACTTGCACCAGCATAAGATAATCCATTACAATCTAAAATCAAGTAATGTCCTCATGGACAGCTGTGGTGAACCTAAAGTGGGAGATTTTGGTCTTGCAAGGTTGCTCCCGATGCTTGATCGTTATGTTTTAAGTAGCAAGATTCAAAGCGCACTCGGCTACATGGCACCTGAATTTGCATGCCGAACGGTGAAGATAACAGAGAAATGTGATGTGTACGGGTTTGGTGTATTGGTGCTGGAGGTGGTTACTGGGAAGAGGCCTGTGGAGTACATGGAGGATGATGTGGTGGTGCTGTGCGACATGGTCAGAGCAGCACTCGAAGATGGTAGGGTGGAGGAGTGCGTCGATGAGAAGCTCCAGGGGAAATTCCCAGCGGAGGAAGCCATCCCGGTCATGAAGCTAGGGTTAATATGCACGTCACATGTACCATCAAACCGCCCGGAGATGGGAGAGGTGGTTAATATATTGGAGCTAATCAGGTGCCCTTCGGAAGGCCAAGAGGTGTTGGGATGA
- the LOC131165505 gene encoding U-box domain-containing protein 62-like, with translation MASSEEIGLQRLDNGLNSHSQLVFHDDTLPRFNCAAATSPHRRAGDPGPKTRELSAFIDDKIFPPVDRDRYFPSQAEFRRSIFAAVPHRRDHPLSDGSDDEDDDEDDEDEDEDDDEGDGEVEALVAVDDPSHNKSHNTSSTGTTKAKLRSSLGSNRELMVKDSSFVQTANNARASPSENHSHQQGRVVHLQNAVTIAVTDGDVYYSQFLQGPEGSGSAYGQKESGVENGCGFSGRKEAAFSSESGDSLRAILSDPITGALMDDAVILPCGHSFGSSGMQQVIRMKTCFTCSQSVSEESVAPNLSLRAAVLAFRREEESQFYRASKRRRERFEQDKSNYCDSYIDPPRGRGVQFPFSVTDRVIIKGNKRTPQRFVGREAVVTTQCLNGWYVVKTLDNAESVKLQYRSLAKVSDNSSSKPLPSKAPNWL, from the exons ATGGCCTCCTCGGAGGAGATAGGGTTACAGAGGCTGGACAATGGACTCAACTCTCACTCCCAGCTGGTCTTCCACGACGACACCCTTCCCCGCTTCAATTGTGCCGCCGCCACCTCCCCTCACCGCCGCGCCGGTGACCCCGGCCCCAAAACCCGCGAGCTCAGCGCCTTCATCGACGACAAGATCTTCCCACCCGTCGACCGCGACCGCTATTTCCCCTCCCAGGCGGAGTTCCGCCGTAGCATCTTCGCCGCCGTGCCTCACCGCCGGGACCATCCCTTGAGCGATGGATCGGACGACGAGGACGATGACGAGGACGACGAGGACGAGGACGAGGACGACGATGAGGGCGACGGCGAGGTCGAGGCATTGGTCGCGGTAGACGATCCCAGTCATAATAAGAGTCACAACACCAGCAGCACTGGCACAACAAAAGCCAAACTCCGCTCGTCTCTTG GATCCAACAGGGAATTAATGGTGAAAGACAGCAGCTTTGTGCAAACTGCAAATAATGCTAGAGCGAGCCCAAGCGAAAATCATTCTCACCAGCAAGGGCGTGTTGTTCATCTCCAGAATGCGGTCACAATTGCAGTGACCGATGGGGACGTGTACTATTCACAGTTTTTACAAGGTCCAGAGGGATCAGGGTCTGCCTATGGGCAGAAGGAGTCGGGTGTGGAAAATGGATGTGGGTTTAGTGGCAGAAAGGAAGCTGCATTTTCAAGTGAATCAGGAGATTCTTTAAGGGCAATTCTCTCAGACCCCATAAC AGGAGCTCTCATGGATGATGCGGTGATATTGCCCTGTGGACATTCCTTTGGAAGTAGTGGAATGCAGCAAGTTATACGAATG AAAACTTGCTTCACTTGCTCACAGTCTGTTTCAGAAGAGTCAGTGGCACCAAATCTCT CTCTTAGAGCTGCTGTTCTGGCATTCCGGCGGGAAGAAGAGTCACAGTTTTATCGTGCAtcgaaaagaagaagagagagatttGAACAG GACAAGAGTAACTACTGCGATTCATATATTGATCCTCCCAGAGGTAGAGGTGTTCAGTTTCCATTTTCCGTGACAGACCGAGTTATTATAAAG GGGAATAAGCGGACTCCACAGCGCTTTGTTGGACGCGAGGCTGTTGTAACAACACAATGCCTGAATGGATG GTACGTGGTTAAGACACTGGACAATGCAGAGAGCGTGAAGTTGCAGTATCGCTCACTCGCTAAGGTTTCTGATAATTCTTCGTCAAAGCCCCTGCCAAGCAAGGCACCAAACTGGCTCTAA